A region of Mesorhizobium australicum DNA encodes the following proteins:
- a CDS encoding response regulator transcription factor: MRKALVVEDQNLMRQALMAELQAGLDDCFISGAQTFAIAQRLLAEDHFDLVVTDPGLPGFDPTSRRDRLLVVETVIRSAPTAIHIVVTGSDSNDEAIACRALGASAYVAKTGLSPGTLCEILGEVAQDAFPLRYSVSDAQTLEVNISGLTPREGRVIELLLGRRPEETRREIFEKMAKEFNIDPSSAERYYKQARAKLLKLGPLPKGL, translated from the coding sequence ATGCGCAAAGCCTTGGTCGTCGAAGATCAGAATCTGATGCGCCAAGCCCTCATGGCCGAACTGCAGGCCGGCTTGGACGATTGCTTCATCTCAGGCGCACAAACGTTCGCGATCGCCCAACGCTTGCTGGCCGAAGATCATTTCGATCTCGTTGTGACCGACCCAGGCCTGCCCGGCTTCGATCCAACGTCACGTCGGGACCGTCTTTTGGTTGTCGAGACCGTGATCCGATCCGCACCGACGGCTATCCATATTGTCGTCACTGGATCAGACAGCAACGATGAAGCGATCGCGTGTCGTGCCCTTGGGGCTTCAGCCTATGTTGCGAAAACAGGTTTGTCGCCCGGAACGTTGTGCGAGATTCTTGGCGAGGTAGCGCAAGATGCGTTCCCGTTGCGCTATTCGGTATCCGACGCCCAAACTCTGGAAGTCAATATTTCAGGGCTTACACCTCGTGAAGGGCGCGTCATCGAGCTGTTGCTCGGGCGAAGGCCAGAGGAAACAAGGCGAGAGATATTTGAGAAGATGGCGAAAGAGTTCAATATCGATCCGTCGAGTGCCGAAAGATATTACAAACAGGCACGTGCAAAGCTCTTGAAGCTTGGTCCCTTGCCGAAGGGGCTTTGA
- a CDS encoding thermonuclease family protein, producing MKSPALFLSLTVGLTPATAAPPEGYFELKPGVTLESGDSWQDDGRHFRLFGVQACLRGTVYTDRSGAHRDCGEASLAVFAAYIADTHPVCAQVAQSAGTIFVSCYATIGTDRLDLANLMISSGFAFASLDGRGLPHHAPYAVVEQGAREKKVGLWQFDDVQHPALLLGQRAAGGGTAP from the coding sequence ATGAAGTCCCCTGCCCTCTTCTTGTCACTGACCGTTGGCTTGACGCCGGCAACGGCCGCACCGCCGGAGGGCTACTTCGAACTGAAACCAGGCGTGACGCTCGAAAGCGGAGACAGTTGGCAGGACGACGGCCGACATTTCCGTCTCTTCGGCGTGCAGGCCTGTCTGCGCGGTACAGTTTACACCGATAGGTCGGGCGCTCATCGTGACTGCGGGGAGGCATCCCTGGCGGTTTTTGCCGCCTACATCGCAGATACGCATCCCGTCTGTGCGCAAGTCGCGCAATCGGCTGGAACGATCTTCGTGTCCTGCTACGCAACGATCGGCACCGACCGGCTGGACCTCGCCAATCTAATGATTTCCTCAGGCTTTGCCTTCGCCTCCCTCGATGGGCGCGGCTTGCCCCACCACGCTCCCTATGCCGTGGTGGAGCAGGGCGCCCGGGAAAAGAAGGTCGGTCTCTGGCAATTCGACGATGTCCAGCACCCGGCGCTGCTGCTCGGTCAAAGGGCTGCCGGTGGAGGGACCGCGCCATGA
- a CDS encoding lytic transglycosylase domain-containing protein, with the protein MAAPTLLQHQNAETDRQGDDVPSSTDTVAEARWARMQDDYVLGAGGQIVLRHEAPEPIGVPAAEAAGLEFNNDHFDGGALSGMPECGPSPATPAEIARLVIEAAQRHNVDAEFAVAVVTAESRLDRLRNSPKGARGPMQLMPATAERFGVTDICDPEQNIEGGVRYLRELTDEFRNPLLVAAAYNAGEGRVREHGGMPPFKETLRYVAEVLNIQMGLEGSGAAASKQGDVADEQRSSPARGVITTRERRQWVGGVMHF; encoded by the coding sequence TTGGCCGCACCCACACTTCTCCAGCACCAGAACGCCGAGACAGACCGGCAAGGGGATGACGTCCCGTCCTCGACCGACACGGTTGCCGAAGCTCGTTGGGCGCGGATGCAGGACGACTATGTGTTGGGCGCGGGTGGCCAGATCGTTCTCCGGCACGAGGCACCCGAGCCGATCGGCGTGCCAGCAGCCGAGGCCGCCGGGCTCGAATTCAACAACGATCATTTTGATGGTGGCGCTCTGTCCGGAATGCCGGAGTGCGGGCCGTCGCCGGCGACGCCTGCCGAGATCGCCCGTCTCGTCATCGAGGCGGCGCAGCGGCACAATGTCGACGCGGAATTCGCCGTCGCGGTTGTGACCGCCGAAAGCCGGCTCGATCGGCTGCGCAACTCGCCCAAAGGTGCGCGTGGGCCAATGCAGCTCATGCCAGCGACGGCCGAGCGATTCGGTGTGACCGATATCTGTGATCCGGAACAGAATATCGAGGGCGGAGTCCGCTACCTCCGCGAGTTGACCGACGAGTTCCGCAATCCCCTCCTCGTCGCCGCTGCCTACAATGCCGGCGAGGGACGTGTGCGCGAGCACGGCGGCATGCCGCCCTTCAAGGAAACTCTGCGGTACGTCGCCGAAGTCCTCAACATCCAGATGGGCCTTGAGGGAAGCGGTGCGGCTGCGAGCAAACAGGGTGACGTTGCCGATGAGCAGCGATCGAGCCCCGCCCGCGGAGTCATCACGACGCGCGAACGCCGCCAATGGGTCGGCGGTGTCATGCATTTTTAG
- a CDS encoding FkbM family methyltransferase, translated as MSLDVHGIQLPIDAADVSPEIWSALISGQYEANEARRVRRAIQPNDRVLELGAGLGVVTSIIASIEGVRVWSFEADPRTAGLAQRVIDMNCSDNVTLTNGILAAGPPIRVEFFQRSDFWMSSRFAEQGPYEQVIQVPSSDIDTFLRAHDINVLVMDIEGSELELAQHAKLAGVERIFLELHDHLYGLAGVQAISDALARKGLIYDPRGSSGPCVLYSVDDGERQFDAEIAHAT; from the coding sequence ATGAGTCTTGACGTACACGGTATTCAACTCCCCATCGACGCGGCGGACGTATCGCCGGAAATTTGGTCTGCCCTGATCAGTGGGCAATACGAGGCCAACGAAGCCCGCAGGGTCCGACGAGCGATCCAACCGAACGATCGGGTCCTAGAACTGGGCGCCGGCTTGGGGGTGGTCACATCGATCATCGCCTCGATAGAAGGCGTTCGGGTTTGGAGCTTTGAAGCAGATCCTCGAACAGCGGGTTTGGCTCAACGCGTGATCGACATGAACTGTAGCGACAACGTTACGCTGACAAATGGCATCTTGGCTGCCGGGCCGCCAATCAGGGTTGAGTTCTTCCAAAGGAGCGACTTCTGGATGTCCTCTCGGTTTGCCGAGCAGGGCCCATACGAGCAAGTCATCCAGGTCCCCTCTTCCGACATCGATACCTTTCTCCGAGCGCACGATATCAATGTCCTGGTCATGGATATCGAAGGCTCCGAACTCGAGCTGGCACAGCATGCAAAGCTCGCCGGCGTCGAACGCATTTTCCTCGAACTGCACGATCATCTTTACGGCCTCGCTGGAGTCCAGGCGATCAGTGACGCGCTTGCGCGCAAGGGGCTGATCTATGATCCGCGAGGATCAAGCGGTCCTTGCGTGCTCTATTCTGTCGACGACGGTGAAAGACAGTTCGATGCGGAGATTGCACATGCGACTTAG
- the repA gene encoding plasmid partitioning protein RepA, with protein MSLATRLDRTFLASVDETIGAQAELLSSQLQAMSEALFPPSSQKMLRRFTSGEAAKLVGVSDSTLRKMTLAGEGPQPQTTSNGRRLYTLSDINAIRRYLAQSTRGRDALEFVPHRRPHEHLQVLAITNFKGGSGKTTTSAHLAQYLALHGYRVLAIDLDPQASLSALLGVLPEVDVGANQTLYAAIRYDDDKRPLAEVIRPTYFDGLDLVPGNLELMEFEHTTPRALTSGNSAGGTIFFARVAAALDEVAERYDVVVIDCPPQLGFLTLSGLCASTSMVVTVHPQMLDVSSMSQFLLMTRDLLGVVKDAGGDLKFDFIRYLLTRFEPQDAPQTKVAALLRNLFDDHVMTNPMVKSAAVSDAGLTKQTLYEIGRENLTRSTYDRAMESLDAVNAEIEALVRQAWGRR; from the coding sequence GTGAGCTTGGCAACTCGACTTGATAGAACATTTCTCGCAAGCGTGGACGAGACGATTGGCGCGCAGGCGGAATTGCTGAGTTCTCAACTGCAAGCGATGAGCGAGGCGCTCTTCCCCCCGTCATCGCAGAAGATGTTGCGCAGGTTCACGTCGGGAGAGGCCGCCAAACTCGTCGGCGTGTCAGATTCGACGCTGCGAAAAATGACGTTGGCTGGCGAAGGGCCGCAACCCCAAACGACGAGCAACGGGCGTCGTCTCTATACTCTGTCGGATATCAACGCGATCCGCCGATATCTCGCCCAATCGACGCGCGGACGCGATGCGCTCGAGTTTGTTCCGCACCGCCGTCCGCATGAGCATCTCCAGGTGCTCGCGATAACGAATTTCAAAGGCGGGTCCGGGAAAACGACGACCTCCGCGCACCTCGCTCAGTATCTAGCATTACATGGGTATCGGGTCCTGGCGATCGATCTTGATCCGCAGGCGTCGCTTTCGGCCCTGCTGGGTGTGCTGCCGGAGGTGGATGTCGGCGCAAACCAGACACTCTATGCGGCGATCCGATACGATGACGACAAGCGGCCGCTCGCCGAGGTCATTCGTCCAACCTATTTCGACGGCCTTGATCTGGTTCCCGGCAATCTCGAACTGATGGAGTTCGAGCATACCACGCCAAGGGCGCTCACTTCCGGAAACAGCGCGGGAGGAACGATCTTTTTTGCGCGGGTCGCTGCGGCTCTCGACGAGGTGGCGGAGCGGTATGATGTGGTCGTTATCGATTGCCCTCCTCAGCTCGGTTTCCTGACGCTGAGTGGACTGTGCGCGTCGACAAGTATGGTCGTCACAGTACATCCGCAGATGCTGGACGTCTCGTCGATGAGCCAGTTCCTACTTATGACGCGCGATTTGCTTGGCGTGGTGAAAGATGCCGGAGGCGATCTGAAGTTCGACTTCATCCGCTATCTCCTGACACGTTTCGAACCCCAGGACGCGCCGCAGACAAAAGTGGCCGCCCTGCTCCGAAACCTTTTTGATGACCATGTGATGACGAACCCGATGGTGAAATCGGCGGCGGTCTCCGACGCCGGACTGACCAAACAGACGCTCTATGAAATTGGTCGGGAAAACCTCACACGATCGACGTACGACCGGGCGATGGAGTCGCTGGATGCCGTCAATGCAGAGATCGAGGCGCTGGTGAGGCAGGCATGGGGGCGGCGATGA
- a CDS encoding type IV secretion system protein VirB3 codes for MPEFTDEKPHLTPLVIGLTRPPMMWGIPLNAFYIIVGFTLIAFLVSTSFWSALIAPLIYLALFAFCSRDIRILDLAQIVGRRTPRTPNRLFWRTNSYGP; via the coding sequence ATGCCCGAGTTCACCGACGAAAAGCCGCATCTGACGCCACTGGTGATCGGCCTGACACGGCCGCCAATGATGTGGGGCATACCTCTCAACGCCTTCTATATCATCGTCGGCTTCACGCTGATCGCCTTCCTCGTGAGCACGAGCTTCTGGTCGGCGCTGATCGCACCGCTGATCTATCTCGCTCTCTTCGCCTTCTGCAGCCGCGACATCCGGATTCTCGATCTTGCGCAGATTGTCGGCCGCCGCACACCGCGCACGCCGAACCGTCTGTTCTGGCGCACCAACTCGTACGGGCCATGA
- a CDS encoding ATP-binding protein: MTPLTGIKAALPFVAIGAALVLSVWAFFRSEHYRAESDLNYSQNYEIQWRTTQIREHLARIHGDLKLSAATGRLSSDLSRQTFLLDANVGQLLKLDYAPKFLRDRDMQLLNELHTIAQTHLDPLVKGSTNFGAALKVMPGLEQRMFEVSGTAVAHAEALNAASHIGAAASRNRFLFAAALTLAAACYTVLHLRNAFARRRDQQLSSFSTLFAHMTRSRVTALRFFLDYQSEETVRYPEMLAAAREAVKQLETITTGLNTVAYADAEVRCKKLSETLEDLKASRHTALELRIARDAGAASLPAAQMWLVLDEILQNAEAALGEDPDGLVKIVARIADRPLKRQRLLLLEIIDNGPGMPADVLARARMPFFSTKAGRHTGLGLAGCAQMVSALRGTLTIASRPGHGTAVQISLPI, from the coding sequence ATGACCCCCCTGACCGGCATCAAAGCTGCCCTGCCCTTCGTCGCGATCGGTGCAGCGCTGGTCCTTTCAGTTTGGGCCTTCTTTCGCTCCGAGCACTACCGAGCAGAGTCAGATCTGAATTATAGCCAGAACTATGAGATCCAATGGCGAACAACTCAAATCAGGGAGCATCTTGCTCGCATCCATGGTGATCTGAAACTATCGGCCGCTACAGGACGACTATCAAGCGACCTGTCGCGCCAGACCTTCTTGCTCGATGCGAACGTCGGCCAGCTGCTGAAGCTCGACTATGCCCCGAAATTCCTGCGCGATCGGGATATGCAACTGTTGAACGAGCTTCACACGATCGCTCAGACCCACCTCGATCCCTTAGTGAAAGGCTCTACAAATTTCGGCGCTGCGCTGAAGGTTATGCCCGGTTTGGAGCAGCGCATGTTCGAGGTCTCGGGCACGGCAGTCGCGCACGCAGAGGCGCTGAACGCGGCCTCGCACATCGGTGCGGCCGCCTCAAGGAACAGGTTCCTATTTGCTGCTGCGCTTACGCTCGCGGCCGCTTGCTACACCGTTCTTCATCTGCGAAATGCATTTGCCCGGCGCCGAGACCAGCAACTCAGTTCGTTCTCGACCCTTTTCGCGCATATGACACGTTCACGCGTCACTGCCTTGAGGTTTTTTCTCGACTACCAAAGTGAAGAAACTGTCCGATATCCCGAAATGCTCGCTGCAGCACGCGAGGCCGTCAAGCAGCTCGAAACCATTACGACTGGTCTGAACACTGTAGCCTACGCCGACGCTGAGGTGCGTTGCAAAAAACTTTCGGAAACGCTCGAGGACCTGAAGGCCAGCCGACACACAGCGCTGGAGCTTCGGATCGCGCGTGATGCTGGCGCTGCAAGTCTTCCCGCAGCGCAAATGTGGCTTGTGCTCGATGAGATTCTCCAGAACGCGGAAGCCGCACTTGGCGAAGATCCTGATGGATTGGTCAAGATTGTCGCACGGATTGCAGACAGGCCGTTAAAGCGGCAACGACTGCTGCTGCTTGAGATCATCGACAACGGGCCGGGTATGCCGGCAGATGTACTGGCCCGTGCAAGGATGCCGTTCTTCTCGACCAAAGCTGGAAGGCATACCGGACTCGGCCTGGCGGGGTGCGCGCAGATGGTTTCAGCCTTGCGCGGGACACTCACGATTGCGTCGCGGCCTGGACATGGAACGGCGGTGCAGATTTCACTTCCGATCTAG
- a CDS encoding lytic transglycosylase domain-containing protein: MIRRLSLLMAVVASPAFADIPTIDSTVLDERQDRDRKTGEIEKVDEERYVNNQSVTCSMYRPGRKDDPVAAANANPAIAGLVRRIAREEGVDENQFLALVYQESRFNACAKSPAGAIGLAQLMPGTAGDLGVDPYNIEQNLRGGARYYKQQLRKYNGNVSLALAAYNAGAGNVNKYGGIPPFGETQGYVANITQKWLPAFGGSDKSGIPLNYGGGGAYAGARTSTMNAMGLTAAIGEGSGNVTSWLTQLGDMGAGTVQDSWDHNSGARNANIELINRLILLGTAFADLTNSSNAMTLGDVSGTNRSTRYETGKDDDDRRVAGFCDVREGFVWDVDARACVQRIDQQADLLLETQ; the protein is encoded by the coding sequence ATGATCAGACGTCTTTCCCTGCTTATGGCCGTCGTCGCGTCACCCGCCTTTGCTGACATTCCGACCATCGACAGCACTGTGCTCGACGAGCGCCAGGATCGCGACCGGAAAACCGGCGAGATCGAGAAGGTCGACGAGGAACGCTACGTCAACAACCAGAGCGTGACCTGCTCAATGTACCGGCCGGGACGGAAGGATGATCCGGTCGCAGCGGCGAATGCCAATCCGGCGATCGCCGGGCTGGTTCGTCGGATTGCGCGCGAGGAGGGCGTCGACGAAAACCAGTTCCTGGCGCTCGTCTACCAGGAAAGCCGCTTCAACGCCTGCGCCAAATCTCCAGCGGGGGCGATTGGCCTAGCCCAGCTGATGCCCGGCACGGCTGGCGACCTCGGCGTCGACCCCTACAATATCGAGCAGAACCTGCGCGGCGGTGCGCGCTACTACAAGCAGCAGCTTCGCAAGTACAATGGCAATGTCTCGCTGGCGCTTGCCGCCTACAATGCCGGCGCTGGCAATGTGAACAAATATGGCGGCATTCCGCCGTTCGGGGAAACGCAGGGCTATGTCGCCAACATAACCCAAAAATGGCTGCCGGCCTTCGGGGGCTCCGACAAATCGGGCATTCCGCTCAACTATGGCGGTGGCGGCGCCTATGCGGGCGCCCGGACCAGCACCATGAACGCAATGGGCCTGACCGCGGCGATCGGGGAGGGGTCCGGCAATGTCACGTCCTGGCTGACGCAACTCGGCGATATGGGCGCCGGCACGGTCCAGGACAGCTGGGACCACAATTCGGGTGCGCGCAACGCCAACATCGAACTCATTAACCGGCTGATCCTGCTCGGGACGGCGTTTGCCGATCTCACCAATTCGAGCAATGCCATGACGCTTGGTGACGTGTCCGGCACGAATCGATCGACGCGTTACGAGACGGGCAAAGATGACGACGATCGGCGCGTGGCCGGCTTTTGCGACGTTCGCGAGGGCTTCGTCTGGGATGTCGACGCGAGGGCCTGTGTCCAGCGTATCGACCAACAAGCGGACCTGCTTCTCGAGACTCAGTGA
- a CDS encoding thermonuclease family protein, whose protein sequence is MTSGAVRSSIVALLMTALPYPAQSADVLHDQTRSSVKAGSVPALSAVTRISGRTSVIDGRTLWFPIGQHKVRLAWIDACELPQWSYDPRRHGEDAIPKPVPCGPLAKAWLKRMVGNAQVSCLVQAYDGDGGLLGRCTVRGRDLALEMLRVGWARVTSPAPAEYLTWQNYAMSARHGMWATYVLDMPEWRRKAVDRTLARPPIADFNLLAERESEISPPFEDVRKRPRRTDR, encoded by the coding sequence ATGACGTCGGGTGCCGTCAGGTCGAGCATCGTGGCTCTGCTGATGACTGCGCTGCCCTATCCGGCGCAATCGGCAGACGTCCTGCACGATCAGACACGATCCTCCGTCAAAGCAGGATCGGTTCCCGCCTTGAGCGCGGTAACAAGAATCTCTGGCCGGACATCTGTCATCGATGGCCGAACGCTTTGGTTCCCGATCGGCCAGCACAAGGTACGGCTGGCCTGGATCGACGCCTGCGAGCTGCCGCAATGGTCCTACGATCCTCGCCGTCACGGCGAAGACGCAATCCCGAAGCCAGTGCCATGCGGTCCTCTTGCGAAGGCGTGGCTGAAGCGCATGGTTGGCAACGCCCAGGTCAGTTGCCTCGTGCAGGCTTACGACGGCGATGGAGGCCTCCTCGGACGTTGCACGGTGCGCGGACGCGATCTTGCGCTGGAAATGCTGCGTGTCGGCTGGGCCCGGGTGACCTCGCCGGCGCCGGCCGAATATCTGACCTGGCAGAACTACGCCATGTCTGCCCGGCACGGCATGTGGGCAACCTATGTGCTCGATATGCCTGAGTGGCGACGCAAGGCCGTGGACCGGACGCTCGCAAGGCCACCGATCGCGGATTTCAATCTGCTCGCCGAACGCGAGAGCGAGATTTCGCCTCCGTTTGAGGATGTACGCAAGCGTCCGAGGCGAACAGATCGATAG
- a CDS encoding TrbC/VirB2 family protein: MPIAFTTMLAICLVFAEPAFAQSSGAFAPLETAVQMIVDFITGPFGRLLAIIAVIALGFLAFAGRLSWFTAGAVVLGIGLVFGAPAIVDEMIAAVGN, from the coding sequence ATGCCGATTGCATTCACCACGATGCTGGCCATCTGTCTGGTGTTTGCGGAGCCGGCATTCGCGCAATCCTCTGGCGCCTTTGCGCCGCTGGAAACCGCGGTCCAGATGATCGTCGATTTTATTACCGGGCCGTTCGGACGGCTTCTCGCCATCATAGCGGTGATCGCGCTCGGCTTTCTCGCTTTCGCCGGACGTCTCTCCTGGTTTACCGCCGGCGCAGTCGTTCTGGGCATCGGCCTGGTCTTCGGCGCGCCGGCGATCGTCGACGAGATGATCGCTGCCGTAGGGAACTGA
- a CDS encoding VirB4 family type IV secretion/conjugal transfer ATPase — MLNVVAEELGFGRERRRERLMSTHIPYLRHVADTVIRLESGAILSVIKLDGLFFQTEDQAELNMRAAVQNTLIRALGSSRYSLWSTVIRKELKPSIGGAFSDPFCELLNTRYMASLRDKRMFTNELYLTIVRSGMRGALGAAEGFSRLLDRSSGEEVLEQRLQERINELEEIVGNVTRELQKYGARPLGVVCRDGEPYTEPCAFINTLLTCGVAREMRLPRMGIRSYVGTSRLHFSKRTMQAQGPTEVENRFGAMLSIKEYPPFSGPGMLDGLLQMNHEFICTQSFTLADKPIAQERISRLQRQIHASDESGSTVETDIDFALNSLLNQEAVFGYHHFSLLCLSRELAGLDKAVAELGSCLTDMNINWLREDLNMEASFWAQLPGNHAYIARSCMLSSANFSGFSSLHNFATGKASDVHWGLPISILETTSQTPYWFNFHQRDIGHFLVTGPTGSGKTVALTFLLAQAFRISPEPRAVFFDKDRGAEIFIRAVGGDYEVLQPGIATGFNPLQIENNATNREFLHRLLKAMLDPADGHGFSQDEEDTLERAIGRICQEPVEQRTLANLSGLLMGRARSDANDLKSRLRPWFEGEKAWLFNAPKDVLSFSSRRIFGFDMTHILDNQEVRTPALMYLYHRLDELLTGEPVLIFMDEGWKLLQDPVFSNYIVDKMKTIRKLNGIVGFGTQSAADIARSPQSHTLIEQSATNLHFPNPRADEESYIRRFGLTAKEYAFIRNTPPERRTFLIKHGNDSVIARLDLTSMPDLVRVMSGRKETIEQCAALRAQLGDDPATWLPVFCGWEQAA; from the coding sequence ATGTTGAACGTCGTCGCCGAAGAGCTGGGATTTGGACGTGAGCGCCGGCGCGAGCGGCTCATGTCGACCCACATTCCGTATCTGCGCCATGTCGCCGACACCGTCATCCGGCTCGAAAGCGGTGCGATCCTGTCCGTGATCAAGCTGGATGGACTGTTCTTCCAGACCGAAGACCAGGCCGAACTCAATATGCGCGCGGCCGTCCAGAACACGCTGATCCGAGCGCTCGGCTCGAGCCGCTATTCGCTCTGGTCGACGGTGATCCGTAAAGAGCTCAAACCCTCGATCGGCGGAGCCTTCTCGGACCCGTTCTGCGAACTTCTGAACACGCGCTATATGGCATCGCTGCGCGACAAGCGCATGTTCACCAACGAGCTCTACCTCACGATCGTCCGTTCCGGAATGCGTGGTGCGCTCGGCGCCGCCGAAGGATTCTCGCGACTACTCGATCGCTCCTCCGGCGAAGAAGTCCTTGAGCAGCGACTGCAGGAACGCATCAACGAGCTCGAAGAAATCGTCGGCAACGTCACGCGCGAGTTGCAAAAGTACGGCGCGCGTCCGCTTGGCGTTGTTTGCCGCGATGGCGAGCCGTACACGGAGCCTTGCGCCTTCATCAACACGCTGCTCACCTGCGGCGTCGCGCGCGAGATGCGCCTGCCCCGCATGGGCATCCGCAGCTATGTCGGTACGTCGCGCCTGCACTTTTCCAAGCGCACGATGCAGGCGCAGGGACCGACCGAGGTCGAGAACCGCTTCGGCGCGATGCTGTCGATCAAGGAATACCCCCCATTTTCCGGGCCCGGGATGCTCGACGGCCTCCTGCAGATGAACCACGAGTTCATCTGCACCCAGTCGTTCACACTTGCCGACAAGCCGATCGCGCAGGAGCGCATCTCTCGGCTGCAGCGCCAGATCCACGCATCGGACGAATCTGGCAGCACGGTCGAAACCGATATCGACTTCGCGCTCAACAGCCTGCTTAACCAGGAGGCTGTGTTCGGCTACCACCATTTCAGCCTGCTCTGCCTTTCGCGCGAACTCGCCGGTCTCGACAAGGCCGTCGCCGAGCTCGGCTCCTGCCTCACCGACATGAACATCAACTGGCTGCGCGAAGACCTCAACATGGAGGCCTCGTTCTGGGCGCAGCTGCCGGGCAATCACGCCTACATCGCGCGTTCCTGCATGCTGTCGAGCGCGAACTTTTCGGGGTTTTCGTCGCTGCACAATTTCGCGACCGGGAAGGCTTCGGACGTCCATTGGGGCCTGCCGATCTCGATCCTCGAAACGACGTCGCAGACACCCTATTGGTTCAATTTCCACCAACGCGACATCGGCCATTTCTTGGTGACCGGCCCGACCGGGTCGGGCAAGACCGTGGCGCTCACTTTTCTGCTTGCACAGGCTTTCCGGATTTCCCCCGAGCCGCGTGCGGTGTTCTTCGACAAAGATCGCGGCGCGGAAATCTTCATTCGTGCCGTCGGCGGAGACTATGAGGTGCTCCAGCCTGGCATCGCGACCGGCTTCAATCCGCTGCAGATCGAGAACAACGCAACCAATCGCGAGTTTCTGCACCGCCTGCTCAAGGCCATGCTCGACCCGGCCGACGGCCACGGCTTTTCCCAGGACGAAGAGGACACGCTGGAGCGGGCGATCGGGCGCATTTGCCAGGAACCGGTCGAACAGCGCACGCTTGCCAATCTCTCCGGCCTGTTGATGGGTCGCGCGCGCTCCGACGCCAACGATCTCAAGTCACGTCTGCGTCCCTGGTTCGAGGGCGAGAAGGCGTGGCTGTTCAACGCGCCGAAGGACGTCCTGTCCTTCTCCAGTCGTCGGATCTTTGGTTTCGACATGACGCACATCCTTGACAATCAGGAGGTGCGCACGCCGGCGCTGATGTACCTCTACCACCGGCTGGACGAGTTGCTTACCGGCGAGCCCGTTCTCATCTTCATGGATGAGGGCTGGAAGCTTCTCCAAGATCCGGTCTTCTCCAACTACATCGTCGACAAGATGAAGACGATCCGGAAGCTCAACGGGATCGTCGGGTTCGGCACACAGTCGGCGGCCGACATTGCACGCTCGCCGCAATCGCATACGCTGATCGAGCAGTCCGCGACCAATCTGCATTTCCCCAACCCACGCGCGGATGAGGAAAGCTACATCCGGCGCTTCGGACTGACCGCCAAGGAATATGCCTTCATCCGCAACACGCCGCCGGAGCGGCGAACATTTTTGATCAAGCACGGCAACGACTCCGTCATTGCCAGGCTCGACCTCACCTCCATGCCGGATCTCGTTCGCGTGATGTCCGGCCGCAAGGAGACGATCGAGCAATGTGCAGCGCTTCGCGCACAGCTCGGTGACGATCCGGCGACTTGGCTGCCAGTGTTCTGCGGTTGGGAGCAAGCGGCATGA